Within Oncorhynchus kisutch isolate 150728-3 unplaced genomic scaffold, Okis_V2 scaffold3875, whole genome shotgun sequence, the genomic segment CACCGAACTCGTTGAAGTGCCGGTACTCACCCTTCTCCAGGAGGTACTGGGAACCACGGTACCCAGGGAACTGGTAACCCACCCAGCTGGAAGAAAACAGCAGAGGACAAGGGGGatgagtggagggatggagggagagagatagatgggagagagaggagaagttgGAAAGGGCTGAGTGAATGAGGGCTGGAATGGGGGAAGAGAGGGACatagatgggagaaagagagaggaggaagaagagatgaaCAGAGGCCGAGAAataaagacggagagagagaatcaatagtgtgagatagagagagagggcaggagggaCACAGAGGTAGAGAAATTAGCAAAGATGAGTAAAGTAGAAAAGAAAGCGAGAACCGACGGAGACAAAGAGAAAAGATGAGAAGCCGACAGCATCAGAGGAACAGGCAGGGGAGTTGGAagctgtgagggagagagatgtcttgTTAAATAGAGGTATTGATCTGTTTGTCACGTTTTGCCTGTTGTGCCACAGGTACCTGTCTGTCCGTTTGATGTTTCAACCAGAGGGGAACCTGTCTACTCACTGTGGGCCAAACACATCTATGAAGGAACTGAACCAATCTCCTCTCTCACTGTGCAGATACACTGGAGAGACGAAGCTCAcatgcacacagatacacacacacacatgtacatgaacgaacacacacaaacaaactgtGCTATATAAAACCCTTTGTTCTGATTCTGAAGAGGCTGTTTAAAACAGGAAAGACATCCTGACATCAGTCCTGCTGCCTTTCGGAAAGTGAATCACAGATCTTCagggatacgtcccaaatggtgccctagtccctatttagtacactacttttgaccagggcccatagtgcatatgaagggtatagggtgccatttgagaggcaGACTAGATTCTATTTGAAGTATGTAGACACAGGAagccagagggaaacagagaacCTATATATTAAATGATCTTCTAAATGGAACCCCTCTGACAATTAAAACTATTGTGGAAACTTTCGTCATTCCAAACTATTTTAGGAACAGTTTCTGAATTCTATTATTTACATAGAAACGGTGGAACGACTCAGCCATTTGAAATGAATGAATAATTTGTACAATAGATTACAAACGATCTAAGGTATCTAGGTTTGGTGATGCCTAGTTGTTTATGTCATAATGACATTACTGTCTCATCCACTTCCTGCTCTATCTCGTCCTATAGACCAATGGCATGTTTGTCCTTTTGCTGCAGCGAGGACCACTCACCTTCCGCAGCTGACCATGATGCTGCCGACCCTATCGGTGAATCCgtaggagaacagagagggaacaTCATCATCCATGATCTCCATCTTACGACCCTTGAACTCTCCAACCTCGAACAGGCAGATCTTGTGCTTCTCAGGGTcctgagaaagaggggagagggggaaagaggggagggagttgggggagagagagaggtggagttaAAAACTAACATAACATAACTAACAGATAACAGGCCGAACTGATCAATTTGGATAaattaatggatggatggatggatggatggatggatggatgagtagatggatggatggatggatggatggatgagtagATGGATGGATAAGTGAATGAATGAATAGATGAATgaatatggatggatggatgagtagatggatggatggatggatggatggatggatggatggatggatggataaatgaATGAATAGATGAATATGGATGGATGTTAAGAGAGATGATTACTAACAGCAGAAATACATGATTATCAGATACGTGCATGTAAATGTATTCTGGCCAATGACAGAGATGTAGTGctggagagatggaaggacagagtgatggggagagaCAAATGGAGGAGTGTGTGACATACCATGCGGACAGGCCTGAAGGACAGCAGGTAGTCATTCTTCTGACAGTTGCTCCAGGAGTCCCAGCGAGGGTATTCTCCCTTCTCCAGGATGAACATCTCACCACAGAAGTTCATCTGCTCATAACCCACAAAActgatagagggagaaagggggagagagagagagagggagaggggaagaggggtaagggagggggaggatagagggggaggcgTAAAGGTGGGGTggagattgggggagagagagggacaggggaagaggaggggtaagggcgggggaggagaggggagagagagaggcagaaacacATTGAGAACCATGGTTGCAGCAACATTTGATAGGAATAAATGTTAGTTTGTGTTAGATTGACAAACAGGTATGGGTGTATCATAGTAACGTTAGTGTAGGGAAAAGATTTCACTACAAGTGCATGTGGGAATTAGGTGTGTGTTGGTGaagctgaggtgtgtgtgtgtgtgtgtgacacaaatgaggtgtgtgtgtgtcgagggaCAGGCTGGTACTCACGGCCCGCAGTCGACACGCAGGGAGCGGACCCTGTCCATGCCCATGTCACACACGTTCATGCACTCATTGGTGATCTCCATACAGCGACCCTGGAAGTTCTCCTGGTCGAAGACACACatctgagatggagagagagagggagggagagagaggggggagagggaggggagagagagaggggggagagagaggtagagagagaaagaggtagagggagggagggagggagggagggagggagggagggagggagggagggagtgagggagggagtgagggagggagggagggagggagggagggagggagggagggagggagggagggagggagggagggagggagggagggagggagggagggagggagggagggagggagggagggagggagggagggagggagggagggagggagggagggagggagggagggagggagggagggagggagggagggagggagggagggagggaaaagataaaagagataaaaagagagaaatCAGTTTAATTCTCACATCTTTTTCTTTGAGGCTGAACTgtgtaatgtaacaaaacaaaCACTTTTTGAATCGCAAAtggtcccctattccctatatagtgcacttgggctctggtcaaaagtagtgctctacataggaaatagggggcCATTTTGTACACAGACACTGTCCTTGTGTGATTCTCTTAGAAcgcctccacacacacatagctATGGCAACTGTGACTTACCACCACAGGCAACTACAGGCATTGTGTGGAAACAGTGTGTGAGTAGTTACGTACGAGTGTCAAAGTACCAACAATTATGTAACATATATGTGTGGCCATCTGGTTTTGTATGCAtacattatatgtgtgtgtgtgtatatatacgtgtgtgtgtgtgtatgcatgaatgtgtttgtgtgtgtatgtgtgtgaatgcgtgaatgtgtgtgtgtgtgtgtgtgtgtgtgtgtgtgtgtgtgtgtgtgtgtgtgtatgcatgtgtgtgtgtatgcgtgtgtgtgtgtgtgtgtgtgtgtgtgtgtgtgtgtgtgtgtgtgtgtgtgtgtgtgtgtgtgtgtgtgtgtgtgtgtgtgtgtgtgtgtgtgtgtgcgtgcgtgcgtgcgtgcgtgtgtgtgcgtgtgcgtgtgtatatgcaTGCAGGTGTGTTACCTTGTAGGCGTTCATGCCCATCTCAGATCTCTTCCCCTGGGCGGCCTTGCCGTCGGTCTGGGAAGCAGATTTCGACTTATCTCCAGACATGATGACTGGAACAAAAACAGAGGGAAGGAAATTAAAGGAGGTAAAGAAATGTACGAGGGTTCAACACACTGCTGCTAAGTTTAATACTGTTTAAACTGACACAGCTCATTTACCACTTTATCCCATTGAAGTCTACAACTTTTACCCAAACGTACTGTGTTCTAGACAGTAGACGGTACCCCTGCTTTACTCCTTAGCTCCTTAGCAAAGCCTGTAATTGATCAACGGAACAGAAAAATATGAGTAGCCATCTTGGATGAGGTTTAACCACATGACCCCTACTGGCCACTTAAAAATTTTCCTCGAGTTCCCTTACGATCCAAACGTCAGTAAGAACAGAAATTAagagtttgttgttgttgtttgcccATGTAAAGCATGTCCACTTAAAAGTAAATGAATCTCCAATGTAAAAGAGTCAACCAGATATTATAGAAAACAATAACCTACAGATTCATTCAACAATCCCTGTGGAACTAGATAAAACACGTCATTGAAGGAAAATAAGTTATTTATGTGTTCTGTCTAGTTACTATGAGGCCATTTAGAGTGACCTGTATTTGAATTTGACGTTTGAGATACAtaatctatccctctctcatcccccattttccctcttcccccatctctctgtgtctctgtgtgcccgTCTCTTACCTCTGCTCAGTGTGTGGGTACAGGAGTGGGCTCAGGCAGTCAGTGTGTGAGAGGAGAGGGCCCTCCCGGACCTTTTATATGCTGGCGCCCAGAGAGGGGGGattagagtgacagagagaaaccCGCTGAGCTCACAGCCAGGGAAGAATAGAAATCCCCCCAtcatcaaagagagagagagagaggagagagagagagagagagagaggagagagagagaggagagagagagagagagagagagagagagagagagagagagagagagagagagggagatgtaaatACTGCATGAGTACAGAGATATGTATGGTAGTTGGTGATTGAAGTGTTGTCATGATGCACAGGTCTGTCTGTGAAGTTTTTAAATCTTATTGATTTTGTACGTTtcttaaatatttatttatttattttttacctttatttaagtcagttaagaacaaattcttatttacaatgacggcctaccaaaaggcaaaatgcctcctgcggggacgggggactggggacgggggacgggggacgggggacgggggacgggggacgggggacgggggacgggggactggggacgggggacgggggacgggggacgggggacgggggactggggacgggggacgggggacgggggactgggattaaaaataaatatataatgtaAATataggacatcgttttggacctGGAACATGTTTTCATGGAACACTGTCATTTCCTCCACTATATATGAAGTCCTTATTCCTTCTCAGTTTTATTCATCCTTGGTTCTACTGTTTCTGTTTCACTCCCACTGGAAAGCCAGGTGTCCAACAGAAACCTGGGCCCATATTCATAATgcgtgctgatctaggatcaggtcccccggTCCATCTAATCTTATTTATTATGATCTAACAggaaaaactgatcctagatcagcactacttTGAGATGCGTTATGAATACGGACCCAAATCCTAGATCTGAGCTAAAGGTTATGATTGGTATTTgtaattgtatttattatggatcccaattagttcctgccaagacagcagctactcttcctggggtccaacaaaataaaaaattaaaagtaacaaaatgtataccattttaaaaacattacagtacattcacagATGTCTCAACACACTGGTGTTGGGGTGGGGACatttgatcctagatcagtaatTAGAGGTAACATCTGTTTGGAGAGAGATTggttgagagagcagagagatagaTGGATCTCATTTGATAATATTTGATGGATAATAAAATTGTCTTATGGACAAGAAGATACATGTTTGAAAATCATATGttctatggtagtatggtagtatagtagtatggtcTATGGTAGTATGGTCTATGGTAGTATGGAAGTACGGtctgtggtagtatggtagtatggtagtatggtagtgtggtagtatggaagtatggtagtatggtagtatggtctatggtagtatggtagtatggtagtatggtagtatggtagtatggtctatggtagtatggtagtatggtagtgtgATAGTATGGTCTATGGTCTATGGTAGTATGgaagtatggtagtatggtagtatggtctatggtagtatggtagtatggtagtatggtagtgtgATAGTATGGTCTATGGTCTATGGTCTATGGTAGTATGGAAGTATGgaagtatggtagtatggtctatggtagtatggaagtatggtagtatggtctaTGGTAGTATGGAAGTATAGTAGTATGGCCTATGGTCTATGGTAGTGTGgaagtatggtagtatggtctatggtagtatggtagtatggtagtatggtctgtggtagtatggtagtatggtctatggaagtatggtagtatggtagtgtggtagtatggtctatggtagtatggtagtatggtctatggtagtatagtagtatggtatatggtctatggtagtatggaagtatggtagtatggtctatggtagtatggtagtatggtagtatggtctgtggtagtatggtagtatggtagtatggtagtgtggtagtatggtctatggtagtatggtagtatggtctatggtagtatggtggtatggtctatggtagtatggtagtttggtatatggtagtatggtagtatggtctatggtagtatggtctatggtagtatggtagtatggtctatggtagtatggtagtatggtctatggtagtatggtagtatggtctatggtagtatggtctatggtagtatggtagtatggtctatggtagtatggtagtgtggtctatggtagtatggtctatggtagtatggtctatggtagtatggtagtatggtagtgtggtctatggtagtatggtctatggtagtatggtagtgtggtctatggtagtatggtctatggtagtatggtctatggtagtatggtagtatggtctatggtagtatggtagtatggtagtgtggtctatggtagtatggtagtatggtcaTGTGAATAGGCCAACTATCTATAATAGGGATTATTAATTAAATATATAGGGTTAGAACATAACAATGTAGCTTTTCAGCGGTTGTTTTTTAAAACATATTCTTCCTGACTTCTCAGAAATGGCCCCTTAGTGCAGGTAAAGTGACTTCTACATCCCTATTATAGATAGTTGGCCTACTTTTGGTGAGGTACACAACATGAATCATCTCACTGCCCATGTAGCATCGTCAGTAAATGTACAGCTATTGAGTGAATTGTCATCTCACCAACATGGACATGTTCATGTTAAATTGTATGTCTTTTTACATTCGATAAAACAATTTAATGACACATGATCAAGTAGCAGGCCTCATGTTAGACACCACTGAACTATACCAACATGCCAAATATACAAAATACTTCACGACACTGTGACATAGAGTAGGACCAATTAGATCTAAATggtgatctaaggtcagtttatATGATTTCCCTCCTAATGATACAGCTTAGAATATGGAGAGGTTAAGCTGATCCTAGAACTGTGCCTTGAGACAGTTCCtaatcctaaatggcaccctgttccctattttagtgcacaattatttatttttttaccccctttgtctccccaatttcgtggtatccaattgttagtagttactgtcttgtctcatcgctacaactcctgtacggactcgggagaggcgaaggtcaagagccatgtgtcctccgaaacacaacccaagccgcactgcttcttaacacagcgcacatccaacccagaagccagccacaccaatgtgtcggaggaaacacagtataCCTAgccagcatgcactgcgcccagcccaccacaggagtcactagtgcgtgaTGTGAGGTTATCCCCAAACCATCCctcggacgacgctaggccaattgtgtgccgccccatgggcctccctgtcgcggccggctgcgacagaccctgggctcgaacccagagtctctggtggaacagccttagaccactgcgccacccgggaggccccttaGTGCACAATTTTTGACCGGGacccataggaaatagggtgccatttggaacatagtCACAGTTTCCACCTCATACCAGAGGTTCATGGTCTGTACAGTAGCCATTTTGGATCTGTGCCCTCATCACTTCTGAACAGTAGCATGTCTGGATGGGAGGAGTCTGTGGCGATGCCACACAACAGAATGTTCAGATAGATATGTATCAAGTAGAACAGTCACATAGAATAGGGATTatggcagtggttcccaaacttggggGTCAGGACTCCATGTGGCATCCCTTAAAATTGAAATGGGATTCCCTGAGAAAATCTGTAATCTCATCAAACAAATGAACACCCTTTCCCTATTCAAATGGGCATAGAACCTATTATGGTCAACTAACAGCCTTTTACACTATTAGAATACGCTTTCGTGACATTATTATGTGTTGGGCCAGGCTGCTGGACCTTACATTGTGTGAATATCAACCATAGAGCTGGAAAGAggtctcatctttgtatctgtgccattatggaAACTGTgatagcatgggcagcgccattgaggctatctccattGAAAATAGTAAATGTTCTACTTTTGTGGTGCTGGAGTCCTGAACCAAATGTTGTGTGTCATTCATTCATTGTGGCCACTAAATGATGATATAGAATAACAGCCATTAACAAACCAGAGGCAACCCAATTTGAAGATGCTCTGCTCCCTCCAAACCCTTAGGAATCCCcatccagttgactactttaaaatggtggaagccctcaatgacaatgtccatgctaaaatgGGTTATAACCGAGTTGATTCCTCTAAATATCTCTATGATATGAACCCACAGCGTTAACTAAGGCATAAAGCCTTTCTAAATGGTATCCTCTCCATTTTCTAGTGTCAATTTGGTGGTCATGTGCATTTTAGGTGTCCCCaaccaattgtgtttttttgtttgtttctttgcgttgtttgtaactcttttttttatttattattttgcacataatgttatttttgtaaataacagctggtgcacgatatcttaggaagtcttgagctattgctcgcctgaggtagagtatctcatgataagctgtagaccacactatctacctagaaagTTTTCATCTTTATTTCTCATAACTGTTTATATACCACCAgagactgaggctggcactaagaccccattgaatgagctgtattccgccaaaagcaaacaagaaaacgttcACCCAGAGGTGGCACTCCTAGCAGACGGGAACTTGAACGCAGGGAAACTTACATCCGTGTTACCAAatttcagcatgttaaatgttcaaccagagggaaaaaatctCTGGACCACCTTTTCTCCACACACaaagagacgcatacaaagctctccctcgccctccatttggcaaatctgaccataattctatcctcctgattcctgcaaaaatgaaagcaggaggCACCTGTGTctctgtcaataaaaaaagtggtcagatgaagcagatgctaagctaaaggactgttttgctagcacagactggaatgtgttctgggattcctccgatggcattgaggagtacatcacatcagtcatcggcttcatcaataagtgcatcgatgacgtcatccccacagtgaccgtacgtacataccccaaccagaagcaatggattacaggcaacatccgcattgagctaaaggctagagctgccgctttcaaggagcgggactctcacttggaagcttataagaaatcccgctctgccctctgacgaaccatcaaacagccaagcgtcaatacaggactaagatcgaatcgacctataccggctctgacgcttgtcggat encodes:
- the LOC116372060 gene encoding beta-crystallin B1-like, which gives rise to MSGDKSKSASQTDGKAAQGKRSEMGMNAYKMCVFDQENFQGRCMEITNECMNVCDMGMDRVRSLRVDCGPFVGYEQMNFCGEMFILEKGEYPRWDSWSNCQKNDYLLSFRPVRMDPEKHKICLFEVGEFKGRKMEIMDDDVPSLFSYGFTDRVGSIMVSCGSWVGYQFPGYRGSQYLLEKGEYRHFNEFGARHPQFQSVRRIRDMQWHQHGCYTLSSK